Proteins encoded together in one Ferroglobus placidus DSM 10642 window:
- the pyrE gene encoding orotate phosphoribosyltransferase: MEKFELVKMLYDAGAVKFGEFVLSSGKRSNVYVDFKKASTKPKILKTFAKELISKINFDFDKIACIELGGVPLAVAVALDLEKDYVIFRKKKKEYGAEEEFVGEVRSGEKFLVVEDVITTGSSAKSIEERLKKFNAEVVAFSCAVDREESSLNPISVLKLSDILKFKEGL, from the coding sequence ATGGAGAAGTTCGAACTTGTGAAGATGCTATATGATGCCGGAGCTGTGAAATTTGGAGAATTCGTTCTCTCGTCTGGAAAGAGAAGCAACGTTTACGTAGACTTCAAAAAAGCTTCGACGAAGCCTAAAATCCTCAAAACCTTTGCTAAGGAGTTAATTTCAAAAATTAACTTCGATTTCGATAAAATAGCTTGCATAGAGCTTGGAGGAGTTCCGTTAGCTGTTGCGGTGGCTTTAGATCTGGAGAAAGATTACGTGATTTTCAGGAAGAAAAAGAAGGAGTACGGAGCTGAAGAGGAATTCGTAGGAGAAGTTAGGAGTGGGGAGAAGTTCCTCGTAGTTGAAGACGTTATCACAACTGGCTCATCAGCCAAATCGATAGAGGAGAGGTTGAAAAAATTCAACGCTGAAGTCGTGGCTTTCTCCTGTGCTGTTGACAGAGAAGAAAGTTCTCTGAATCCAATTTCCGTGTTGAAGCTTTCAGACATT
- a CDS encoding CDP-2,3-bis-(O-geranylgeranyl)-sn-glycerol synthase, with the protein MLLEILKTIWILLPAYTPNNFAVVFGGGFPIDFGKKFVDGRRIFGDGKTFRGFFSGLIGGIFVAHLQLFVEKFAGFTIFSSLQYFQFLQLAFLLSFGSLLGDLTGSFIKRRIGLMRGEKAPILDQLDFLVFALLIASFSEAFWKVFSFENVLIAFLITPILHVLTNRIAYLLKLKDVPW; encoded by the coding sequence ATGCTCCTTGAGATATTAAAAACTATCTGGATTCTCCTTCCCGCTTACACCCCTAATAATTTCGCCGTCGTTTTCGGAGGAGGATTTCCGATTGACTTCGGAAAAAAATTTGTCGACGGCAGGAGAATTTTCGGTGACGGTAAAACCTTTAGAGGTTTTTTCTCCGGCTTGATCGGCGGAATTTTCGTCGCTCACCTTCAGCTTTTTGTTGAGAAGTTCGCAGGTTTTACAATCTTCTCTTCTCTCCAGTATTTCCAGTTTCTCCAGCTCGCTTTTCTCCTCTCTTTCGGATCTCTTCTTGGAGATTTAACTGGAAGTTTTATTAAAAGGAGAATTGGACTGATGAGGGGAGAAAAGGCTCCGATTTTAGACCAGCTCGACTTTTTGGTTTTCGCTCTCTTAATAGCTTCCTTCTCCGAAGCATTTTGGAAGGTGTTCAGCTTCGAGAACGTTTTAATAGCTTTCCTCATAACACCGATTTTGCACGTTCTGACGAACAGAATAGCTTATCTGCTGAAGCTGAAAGACGTTCCGTGGTGA